A section of the Pseudomonas lini genome encodes:
- a CDS encoding VOC family protein, which produces MISKNTICLWYDGTALDAATFYAETFPDSAVGAVFHAPGDYPAGKQGDVLTVEFTVMGIPCLGLNGGSAFKHNEAFSFQVATDDQAETDRLWNAIVKNGGQESACGWCKDKWGLSWQITPRVLTAAITDPDRAAAKRAFDAMMGMIKIDIAAIEAALKG; this is translated from the coding sequence ATGATCAGCAAAAACACGATTTGTCTCTGGTACGACGGCACCGCGCTGGATGCTGCGACGTTCTATGCCGAGACGTTCCCGGACAGCGCTGTGGGAGCTGTCTTTCACGCACCGGGCGATTATCCGGCGGGCAAACAGGGCGATGTCTTGACGGTCGAGTTCACGGTGATGGGCATTCCTTGCCTTGGACTGAACGGGGGTTCGGCGTTCAAGCACAACGAGGCTTTCTCGTTCCAGGTTGCGACCGACGACCAAGCCGAAACAGACCGCTTGTGGAACGCGATTGTCAAAAACGGCGGCCAGGAAAGTGCATGCGGCTGGTGCAAGGACAAGTGGGGACTGTCATGGCAAATCACCCCACGCGTTCTGACAGCTGCAATAACCGATCCTGATCGAGCGGCGGCCAAGCGCGCGTTCGACGCCATGATGGGGATGATAAAGATCGACATCGCTGCGATCGAAGCGGCTCTGAAGGGTTAA
- a CDS encoding class I SAM-dependent methyltransferase — translation MKSYPLNAAEKFDTSRANEYGRQSRIALAGYDACQDLAACMLAASLGNTSMAKILVVGAGGTAQEIIAMAKLEPGWRFTAVDPSEPMLEAAKQQLEANNLLERTTMHLGHVEDLAADESYDAATLIGVLHHLDGDDTKRQILRSIRAHLKPGAPLIVAGNQYAYASQPLLLAAWGQRWRQHGASPDEVKVKLGKILQGADPPHSEAAVQKLLHDAGFGDATRFFSSLFWGAWLTCKAA, via the coding sequence TTGAAATCATACCCTCTCAACGCTGCTGAAAAATTTGATACCTCACGAGCCAATGAGTACGGACGACAGAGCCGTATTGCACTAGCCGGATATGACGCTTGCCAAGACTTGGCGGCGTGCATGCTGGCGGCAAGCCTTGGCAATACAAGCATGGCAAAAATACTGGTAGTTGGCGCTGGGGGCACGGCGCAGGAGATTATTGCTATGGCCAAGCTTGAGCCGGGTTGGCGCTTCACTGCCGTTGATCCATCCGAGCCGATGCTGGAGGCAGCAAAGCAGCAGTTAGAGGCGAACAACTTGCTTGAAAGAACGACCATGCATCTTGGGCATGTTGAAGACCTGGCAGCAGACGAATCATACGACGCAGCCACCTTGATCGGTGTACTCCATCATCTCGATGGGGATGATACCAAGCGACAAATTTTACGATCCATTCGGGCTCATCTAAAACCGGGTGCACCGCTGATTGTCGCGGGGAATCAATATGCTTATGCCAGCCAGCCGTTACTGCTTGCTGCCTGGGGGCAACGGTGGCGGCAGCATGGAGCCAGCCCGGATGAAGTGAAGGTCAAGCTTGGGAAAATCCTTCAAGGTGCGGACCCTCCACACTCCGAGGCGGCGGTTCAAAAGCTGTTGCATGACGCCGGATTTGGGGACGCCACCCGTTTCTTCAGCAGTCTTTTCTGGGGGGCGTGGTTGACGTGCAAAGCGGCCTGA
- a CDS encoding GGDEF domain-containing protein, translating into MSNLIASGEPPEAVRVMVKVYAYLLLVGFAFVPAFLIGYLYVFQDPTLIFENHLFHIIAIAAATLEGLFVTYVTWRCYQSSGDPLLRWMTLGFLGFVLIYALHGVFTGLAHHNIWLFLLYGPASRLVMATLLLVGMLSYHRPPDAADQRMKSRPWLTWIGLFLLVDVAVAYVANSPIAGNLAVRLSMEGGALVLSTLTVAMLLLRRIRSPLMMIFVISVTAFALSSLAFILARPWNHMWWLAHAIFAGGFFMLSYGVVQAFLTTRSFSKIYSQEELMVRLAEAMAYTENALQELQRTNQELGHLAATDPLTGADNRRRFMERVEIEIGRAKRGGEPFSVLALDLDNFKSINDRFGHQVGDDILKSFVDKCLDSIRPYDGVARVGGEEFMILLPQTSLEGAHVIAERLRSTVANNSFHGLQRLTVVTVSIGVSQFGRDGDTIEAILRAADQRLYHAKHEGRNRVVTTIKTSLQPLP; encoded by the coding sequence ATGAGCAATCTCATCGCCAGCGGCGAGCCACCTGAAGCCGTTCGCGTCATGGTCAAGGTTTACGCCTACTTGCTGCTCGTCGGATTTGCGTTTGTTCCGGCCTTTTTGATTGGCTACTTATACGTCTTTCAAGACCCCACACTTATATTCGAGAACCACCTGTTCCATATCATTGCGATCGCGGCAGCCACCTTGGAAGGATTGTTTGTGACGTACGTAACGTGGCGCTGCTATCAGTCATCGGGAGACCCGCTGCTGCGCTGGATGACGCTTGGCTTTCTCGGTTTTGTGCTGATCTACGCGTTGCATGGTGTGTTCACCGGGCTCGCACACCACAATATCTGGCTCTTCCTGCTTTATGGTCCGGCCTCTCGACTGGTCATGGCGACTCTGCTGTTAGTTGGAATGCTGTCGTACCACCGCCCACCTGATGCCGCGGACCAACGAATGAAGTCCCGCCCGTGGCTGACCTGGATAGGACTATTCCTGCTGGTTGACGTGGCAGTGGCGTACGTCGCAAATTCGCCGATCGCCGGTAACCTCGCGGTGCGGCTCTCGATGGAAGGTGGTGCCCTCGTTCTTTCCACGTTGACCGTGGCAATGCTCCTGCTGCGTCGTATCCGTTCGCCGCTGATGATGATTTTTGTCATCTCGGTTACTGCGTTTGCGCTGTCATCTCTTGCCTTCATCCTTGCCCGTCCGTGGAACCACATGTGGTGGCTCGCTCATGCGATCTTCGCCGGTGGATTCTTCATGTTGAGCTATGGGGTAGTGCAAGCGTTCCTCACCACGCGGTCGTTCTCGAAGATTTACAGCCAAGAGGAGTTGATGGTGCGTCTTGCCGAAGCGATGGCGTATACCGAGAACGCCCTGCAGGAGCTCCAGCGCACCAATCAAGAACTCGGGCACCTTGCGGCGACCGATCCACTGACTGGCGCTGATAATCGGCGTCGGTTCATGGAGCGGGTCGAAATCGAAATTGGTCGGGCCAAGCGCGGCGGTGAGCCGTTCTCCGTGTTGGCACTCGATCTGGATAATTTCAAGTCCATCAACGATCGCTTCGGGCATCAGGTTGGCGATGACATCCTGAAGAGTTTCGTGGATAAATGCCTCGATTCCATCCGGCCGTATGACGGCGTAGCCCGAGTAGGCGGAGAAGAATTCATGATACTGCTACCTCAGACTTCACTTGAAGGCGCGCACGTAATTGCCGAGCGTCTGCGAAGCACCGTTGCAAATAATTCTTTTCATGGCCTGCAGCGGTTAACCGTGGTCACAGTAAGCATCGGCGTATCGCAATTTGGTCGCGACGGCGACACCATCGAGGCAATTCTGCGTGCAGCCGATCAACGCCTATATCACGCTAAACACGAAGGCCGTAACCGCGTGGTCACTACCATCAAAACCAGCCTCCAGCCTCTGCCCTGA
- the fabV gene encoding enoyl-ACP reductase FabV → MIIEPRVRGFVCVTTHPTGCEANVKNQIDYVTTKGLITGGPKSVLVIGASTGYGLAARITAAFGCGASTLGVFFEREGDEGKLGTAGWYNTAAFHTFAESDGLYAKSINGDAFSDEIKQKTIDVIKRDFGKVDLVVYSLAAPRRTHPKTGEVFSSTLKPLDKAVTLRGLDTDKEVVKDTTLQPATQSEIDGTVAVMGGEDWQMWIDALHEAGVLADGAKTTAFTYLGEKLTHDIYWNGSIGAAKKDLDQKVLGIRERLAVLGGDARVSVLKAVVTQASSAIPIMPLYLSLLFKVMKAQGTHEGCIEQVYALYKDSLYGHSPVMDQEGRLRADYKELAPEIQNRVKQLWDQVSNDNLYELTDFVGYKTEFLRLFGFGIEGVDYEAEVDPDVKISNLVQA, encoded by the coding sequence ATGATCATTGAACCGCGCGTTCGCGGCTTTGTCTGTGTGACTACCCATCCCACTGGCTGCGAAGCCAACGTCAAGAATCAGATCGATTACGTTACTACGAAAGGATTGATCACCGGAGGGCCAAAGAGCGTACTCGTGATCGGTGCATCGACCGGATACGGACTTGCTGCGCGGATAACGGCAGCTTTTGGTTGTGGCGCCAGCACTCTCGGTGTGTTTTTCGAACGTGAAGGCGATGAGGGCAAGCTCGGCACCGCCGGCTGGTACAACACAGCGGCCTTTCACACGTTTGCCGAGTCCGACGGCCTCTACGCCAAGAGCATCAACGGCGATGCTTTTTCCGATGAGATCAAACAGAAGACTATCGACGTTATCAAGCGCGACTTCGGGAAGGTCGACCTGGTTGTTTACAGTCTTGCCGCACCGCGCCGGACACACCCCAAGACGGGTGAAGTATTCAGTTCTACCCTCAAGCCGCTCGACAAGGCCGTGACCTTGCGGGGTCTGGATACTGATAAGGAAGTGGTCAAGGACACCACGCTACAACCCGCGACCCAAAGCGAAATCGATGGCACGGTGGCCGTGATGGGCGGCGAAGACTGGCAGATGTGGATCGATGCCCTGCACGAAGCGGGTGTTTTGGCTGATGGGGCGAAAACGACCGCGTTCACTTACCTGGGCGAAAAACTGACTCATGACATCTACTGGAATGGCTCCATTGGTGCGGCCAAGAAGGACCTGGATCAGAAAGTCCTTGGTATCCGTGAACGGTTGGCTGTGCTGGGGGGCGATGCGCGGGTCTCGGTATTGAAAGCGGTGGTTACCCAGGCAAGTTCAGCTATCCCGATCATGCCGCTGTATCTGTCATTGTTGTTTAAAGTCATGAAAGCGCAGGGCACACACGAGGGGTGTATCGAGCAGGTCTACGCGCTCTACAAAGACAGCTTGTACGGCCATTCTCCAGTTATGGATCAAGAGGGTCGCCTGCGCGCGGACTACAAGGAGCTGGCTCCCGAAATCCAGAATCGCGTCAAGCAACTCTGGGATCAGGTCAGCAATGACAACCTTTATGAACTTACTGACTTTGTCGGTTACAAGACGGAGTTCCTGCGTCTCTTCGGTTTCGGGATCGAAGGGGTGGACTACGAGGCTGAGGTCGATCCGGACGTCAAGATCTCCAACCTGGTTCAGGCTTAG
- a CDS encoding DUF4124 domain-containing protein → MKWTSHLALAALCTTIVQAADVYKCTTPDGRVVFSNSGCGTANGSAELQELKINNMGGPIKPSSGQRKTQSVDSDSPHNSPTVVQDSADEDTRDGRIKRRLRAQEEYLDSLKPKIPGVTVIKNKGSETNHEKSMRLREEARELYYQH, encoded by the coding sequence ATGAAATGGACTTCGCACTTGGCACTCGCGGCCCTTTGTACCACCATCGTCCAAGCTGCGGATGTGTACAAATGCACGACCCCGGATGGTCGTGTGGTTTTCTCGAACTCCGGATGCGGAACCGCAAACGGGAGTGCAGAATTACAAGAGCTGAAAATCAACAACATGGGGGGGCCCATCAAACCATCTTCTGGGCAACGGAAAACCCAAAGCGTGGATTCGGATTCGCCTCATAACTCGCCGACCGTAGTCCAAGATTCCGCCGATGAAGATACAAGGGATGGTCGTATCAAGCGACGTTTAAGGGCTCAGGAGGAGTATCTCGACAGTCTGAAACCGAAAATCCCTGGCGTGACGGTGATCAAAAATAAGGGTAGCGAAACCAACCACGAAAAATCGATGCGTCTGAGAGAGGAGGCTCGAGAACTTTACTACCAACACTAA
- a CDS encoding GyrI-like domain-containing protein, with amino-acid sequence MSDMPINFAYTKRFNAVLAYIDAHLEGDLSVKTLSQVANFSAFHFHRQFTAFAGVPVSRYVQLMRLRRAAHRLAASADHSVLDAALGAGFESPEAFCRAFRRAFGMTPSAFRREPNWQVWNAVFAIPHFSRTIIMQVRIVEFPEVRVATLEHCGPAGLVNESVRKFIEWRMQSGQSPVASSRTFGIPYGNPDTTPPQAFRFAICGEIHEAVAPNEFGVHEIVIPGGRYVVVRHAGSPDHIGETIYPIYRDWLPASGEELRDQPLFFHYLSVYPETPQDQWQTDVYVPLQ; translated from the coding sequence GTGTCTGACATGCCGATCAACTTCGCTTACACAAAACGCTTCAACGCCGTACTCGCCTACATTGATGCCCATCTCGAAGGTGACCTGTCGGTGAAGACGTTGAGCCAAGTGGCGAACTTTTCGGCGTTTCACTTCCATCGACAATTCACCGCGTTCGCAGGCGTGCCTGTCTCACGTTATGTGCAACTGATGCGGCTACGGCGCGCGGCACATCGCCTGGCCGCCTCCGCTGATCACTCGGTATTGGACGCCGCACTCGGTGCCGGCTTTGAAAGTCCCGAGGCATTTTGCAGGGCGTTCAGGCGGGCGTTCGGTATGACGCCGAGTGCGTTCAGGAGGGAACCGAACTGGCAGGTCTGGAATGCGGTATTCGCAATCCCTCACTTTTCCAGGACTATCATCATGCAAGTACGAATCGTGGAATTCCCTGAAGTCAGGGTAGCAACGCTTGAGCACTGCGGGCCAGCCGGGCTCGTCAATGAGAGCGTGCGCAAGTTCATCGAGTGGCGTATGCAGAGCGGACAGTCGCCGGTGGCATCGAGTCGCACCTTTGGCATTCCCTATGGCAACCCCGATACGACACCGCCACAAGCATTCCGCTTCGCCATTTGCGGCGAGATTCACGAGGCGGTAGCGCCGAATGAGTTCGGTGTGCACGAGATCGTCATTCCTGGCGGTCGCTACGTCGTGGTGCGACACGCGGGGTCACCGGATCACATTGGCGAAACGATCTATCCGATTTACCGCGATTGGCTTCCCGCCAGTGGAGAGGAACTTCGTGACCAGCCACTGTTCTTTCATTACCTGAGCGTCTATCCCGAGACACCGCAGGATCAATGGCAAACTGATGTATATGTTCCGCTGCAATAG
- a CDS encoding metallophosphoesterase family protein codes for MKVGVISDTHGLLRAEALAALEGCEWIIHAGDIGKLEILDQLASIAPLHVVRGNNDLDAPWAANIADRLCFDLNGWQTLLVHDIADVPAVLDADIRLVITGHSHKPRIEWRGERLYLNPGSAGRRRFKLPVTLALLEVLTCSIEPRLVSLLE; via the coding sequence ATGAAAGTTGGCGTGATCTCCGATACCCATGGCTTACTGCGCGCCGAAGCCCTTGCTGCCCTGGAGGGGTGTGAATGGATCATTCATGCCGGAGACATCGGCAAGCTCGAAATCCTTGATCAACTGGCGTCTATTGCCCCACTGCATGTAGTACGCGGGAACAATGATCTGGACGCCCCTTGGGCAGCAAATATCGCCGACCGACTATGTTTCGACCTGAATGGATGGCAGACCTTGCTGGTACACGACATTGCCGATGTCCCTGCCGTGCTTGATGCAGACATAAGGCTGGTGATCACCGGCCATTCGCATAAGCCACGCATAGAATGGCGCGGCGAACGGCTATACCTCAACCCCGGCAGCGCTGGCCGGCGGCGCTTCAAACTACCGGTGACGCTGGCTCTACTTGAGGTGCTTACGTGCTCGATTGAGCCGCGTCTGGTTTCGCTATTGGAATGA
- a CDS encoding GNAT family N-acetyltransferase: protein MILQHRPVKADDIKTICSFPLDARELFYMFPKAQYPLTEAQLSNAITQRFDSTVVESGNSVVGFANFYRAETGGVCCIGNVIVAQEARGKGVATFIVETMTALAFNRYDATEVQISCFNENTAGLLLYPKLGFLPFAVEERSSLDSRRSALIHMTRSRAGRP, encoded by the coding sequence ATGATATTGCAACACAGGCCAGTGAAGGCTGATGACATCAAAACTATTTGTAGCTTTCCCCTTGATGCTCGGGAACTGTTTTATATGTTTCCGAAAGCTCAATACCCGCTGACTGAAGCTCAGCTGTCTAACGCTATTACTCAACGATTCGACTCGACGGTTGTCGAGAGCGGGAATAGCGTCGTCGGCTTTGCTAACTTTTATCGGGCTGAAACGGGTGGGGTTTGCTGTATCGGCAATGTCATCGTTGCCCAAGAGGCACGAGGTAAAGGTGTGGCGACCTTCATCGTGGAGACAATGACAGCTCTGGCGTTCAATCGCTACGACGCCACAGAGGTCCAGATCTCATGCTTCAATGAAAACACAGCAGGCTTGCTGCTTTATCCAAAACTGGGCTTCTTGCCCTTTGCTGTTGAAGAACGATCTTCTCTGGATAGTCGTAGATCAGCACTCATCCATATGACCCGCAGCAGAGCGGGCCGACCATAA
- a CDS encoding amidase, with protein MIEVTEVSIAQLRAALESGQTTAVELVQAYLARIDAYDGPDTPTALNAVVVRNPDALKEAQASDARRAKGETLGPLDGIPYTAKDSYLVKGLTAASGSPAFANLIAYRDAFTIERLRAAGAICLGKTNMPPMANGGMQRGVYGRAESPYNADYLTAPFASGSSNGAGTATAASFAAFGLAEETWSSGRGPASNNGLCAYTPSRGVISVRGNWPLTPTMDVVVPFARTMADLLEVLDVVVADDPDTRGDLWRMQPWVPIPSVASVRPASYGSLAANTDALAGKRFGVPRMYINADPDAGTSDAPGIGGPTGQRINTRPSVIGLWEEARKALEAFGAEVIEVDFPLVSNCEGDRPGAPTVFNRGLVSKEFLHHELWDLTAWAFDDFLQANGDPKLNRLVDVNGPLIFPHDPGTLPNREGDLAAGMDEYVRMAERGITPWDQITTVPDGLRGLEQTRRIDLEEWMDRLGLDAVIFPTVADVGPANADVDPKSADIAWSNGVWVANGNLAIRHLGVPTVTVPMGVMPDIGMPVGLTFAGRAYDDSTLLRLASAFESTGTKRLIPPRTPPLSGGQK; from the coding sequence ATGATCGAAGTCACCGAGGTTTCCATTGCCCAATTGCGTGCTGCGCTCGAATCGGGCCAGACGACGGCGGTTGAACTGGTCCAGGCCTATCTCGCCAGGATCGATGCCTACGACGGCCCGGACACGCCCACCGCCCTCAACGCAGTGGTGGTTCGCAACCCCGATGCGCTCAAGGAAGCGCAGGCGTCCGATGCCCGTCGGGCCAAGGGCGAAACGCTGGGGCCGCTTGATGGCATTCCCTATACGGCCAAGGACAGTTATCTGGTGAAGGGGCTTACCGCAGCCTCCGGAAGCCCCGCCTTCGCGAACCTGATTGCTTATCGCGATGCGTTCACCATCGAACGGCTTCGTGCCGCCGGCGCGATCTGCCTGGGCAAGACCAATATGCCGCCCATGGCGAACGGCGGCATGCAGCGCGGGGTCTATGGCCGTGCCGAGAGCCCGTACAACGCTGACTATCTCACCGCCCCTTTCGCCTCGGGTTCATCGAACGGCGCCGGTACGGCAACCGCCGCCAGTTTCGCAGCCTTCGGCCTGGCCGAAGAGACTTGGTCGAGCGGCCGAGGGCCTGCCTCGAACAATGGTTTGTGTGCCTATACGCCTTCGCGCGGGGTGATCTCGGTGCGCGGCAACTGGCCGTTGACGCCGACCATGGACGTTGTCGTGCCGTTTGCCAGAACCATGGCGGACTTGCTCGAAGTGCTCGACGTGGTGGTGGCGGATGATCCCGACACACGAGGCGATCTGTGGCGGATGCAACCTTGGGTGCCCATCCCGAGTGTCGCCTCGGTGCGTCCCGCTTCCTATGGGTCGCTTGCCGCGAACACCGATGCCCTCGCCGGAAAGCGCTTCGGCGTTCCTCGTATGTACATCAATGCGGATCCCGATGCAGGCACCAGCGATGCGCCTGGTATCGGCGGTCCGACGGGCCAGCGAATCAACACCCGTCCCTCGGTTATCGGGCTCTGGGAAGAGGCTCGCAAGGCACTCGAAGCCTTTGGTGCCGAAGTGATCGAGGTCGACTTCCCGCTGGTCTCCAATTGCGAGGGTGATCGCCCTGGAGCACCGACGGTGTTTAACCGCGGCCTGGTGTCCAAAGAGTTCCTCCATCATGAGTTATGGGATCTGACGGCTTGGGCGTTCGACGATTTTCTGCAGGCCAACGGCGATCCAAAACTCAATCGCCTGGTCGATGTGAACGGACCGCTGATTTTCCCGCACGACCCGGGGACACTGCCCAACCGTGAGGGCGACCTTGCCGCTGGCATGGACGAATATGTACGGATGGCCGAGCGCGGCATCACCCCTTGGGACCAGATCACCACGGTGCCGGACGGACTTCGCGGCCTTGAGCAGACGCGCCGGATTGATCTTGAAGAGTGGATGGACCGGCTGGGGCTCGACGCGGTGATCTTCCCGACGGTGGCCGACGTCGGGCCGGCGAATGCCGATGTCGATCCGAAGTCTGCGGACATCGCATGGAGTAACGGTGTCTGGGTCGCCAACGGCAATCTCGCCATCCGCCACTTGGGTGTTCCCACGGTCACGGTGCCAATGGGTGTCATGCCAGACATCGGCATGCCCGTCGGGCTGACCTTTGCCGGTCGTGCTTATGACGACTCGACGCTGCTTCGCTTGGCTTCGGCGTTTGAGTCGACGGGGACGAAGCGATTGATTCCGCCTCGAACCCCACCATTGTCGGGTGGCCAGAAATAG